A single Rubrivivax gelatinosus IL144 DNA region contains:
- the tssA gene encoding type VI secretion system protein TssA: protein MHPADLCAPLPGVPDPADTGPDLAFSAEFDAIARWREEDDTRLAQGEWRSPPRRADWDAVRRETEALLRTRCKDLRVAGWWGEASAQLHGLPGLADGMELLATLCERWWARLHPAIDGGDAEARSGVLRWWLARTERLVGTVAVLRLGRQSLGLAEIEQTRLRSLAEADAAAAAAWHEVRCAPTEGAGSALVEAAAALPRALRALKRLQACCDAGLGQAAPSFDAAREQLEQACRTLARLQQDAAPATSTGDGETAPVAATAPLPPRPKPTPGGPGQAALAASDEADLGACDATPIGRDEAIAQLRRIAEFLRRTEPHNPAAYLADKAARWAGLALHAWLREVIADEQALARLETTLGVARDAESGR from the coding sequence ATGCACCCTGCCGACCTCTGCGCCCCGCTGCCCGGCGTGCCGGACCCCGCAGACACGGGCCCGGACCTGGCCTTCAGTGCCGAGTTCGACGCGATTGCCCGCTGGCGCGAGGAGGACGACACCCGCTTGGCCCAGGGCGAATGGCGCAGCCCGCCGCGGCGCGCCGACTGGGACGCGGTACGCCGCGAGACCGAGGCCTTGCTGCGCACGCGCTGCAAGGACTTGCGCGTCGCCGGCTGGTGGGGCGAGGCGTCGGCGCAGCTTCACGGGCTGCCGGGCCTGGCCGACGGCATGGAACTGCTGGCCACGCTGTGCGAGCGCTGGTGGGCACGGCTGCACCCGGCGATCGACGGCGGCGACGCCGAAGCGCGTTCCGGCGTGCTGCGCTGGTGGCTGGCGCGCACCGAACGCCTGGTCGGCACGGTGGCGGTGCTGCGGCTCGGGCGCCAGTCGCTCGGCCTGGCCGAGATCGAGCAGACCCGCCTGCGCTCGCTGGCCGAGGCCGACGCGGCGGCCGCGGCCGCCTGGCACGAGGTCCGCTGCGCGCCGACCGAGGGGGCCGGCAGCGCGCTGGTGGAGGCCGCGGCGGCGCTGCCGCGCGCCTTGCGGGCGCTAAAGCGCCTGCAGGCCTGCTGCGACGCCGGCCTGGGGCAGGCCGCGCCCTCGTTCGACGCCGCGCGCGAACAGCTGGAACAGGCCTGTCGCACGCTGGCCAGGCTGCAGCAGGACGCCGCGCCGGCCACCAGCACGGGTGACGGCGAGACGGCGCCCGTCGCGGCAACGGCGCCACTCCCGCCTCGCCCGAAGCCGACGCCAGGCGGCCCGGGTCAAGCCGCGCTCGCCGCGAGCGACGAGGCCGACTTGGGCGCGTGCGACGCGACGCCGATCGGCCGCGACGAAGCGATCGCGCAGCTGAGGCGCATCGCCGAGTTCCTGCGCCGCACCGAGCCGCACAACCCGGCGGCCTATCTGGCCGACAAGGCGGCGCGCTGGGCCGGGCTGGCGCTGCACGCCTGGCTGCGCGAGGTGATCGCCGACGAACAGGCGCTGGCGCGCCTGGAAACGACGCTCGGCGTCGCACGCGACGCCGAGTCTGGGCGCTGA
- a CDS encoding efflux transporter outer membrane subunit has product MAARRLFPGLTLVAAAVLAGCGTLAPDYQRPAAPVAAAFPDAAAPAGAVAAADLPWQQFFRDERLKALVGIALANNRDLRVAVLNIEQARAQYRVQRADLFPTVGVGVSGDRVSTETSIKSTYQAGLAVSSYELDLFGRVRSLSNASLASYLATEEARKAVQISLIASVANGYLTLQADDELLRVTRDTLNTRAESLKLTQLRFDVGASSQLDLRQAQSLYESARATYAQLVRQRAQDENALVLLLGQPIPAELPAGLALSEQAALPELPAGLPSEVLTRRPDVVQAEQQLIAANARIGAARAAFFPQITLTATAGSASSELSGLFKSGSTGWTFAPQLLLPIFDAGRNIANLDSAKAGRDIAVAQYEKAVQSAFREVADALAGRATLGEQLSALQAQVKAEQGRFELADLRYRNGAASYLDLLDAQRSLFAAQQNEVQVRALQAQNLVTLYRVLGGGWRQAEATTAAAAPAASAAR; this is encoded by the coding sequence ATGGCCGCGCGTCGTCTGTTCCCGGGCCTGACGCTCGTCGCCGCGGCGGTGCTCGCCGGCTGCGGCACGTTGGCGCCCGATTACCAGCGCCCGGCCGCCCCGGTGGCCGCGGCGTTCCCCGACGCCGCCGCACCGGCGGGCGCCGTCGCCGCGGCCGACCTGCCGTGGCAGCAGTTCTTCCGCGACGAACGCCTGAAGGCGCTGGTCGGCATCGCGCTGGCCAACAACCGCGACCTGCGCGTGGCCGTGCTCAACATCGAGCAGGCGCGGGCGCAGTACCGCGTGCAGCGTGCCGACCTGTTCCCGACGGTGGGAGTCGGCGTCAGCGGCGACCGTGTGTCGACCGAAACCAGCATCAAGAGCACCTACCAGGCCGGCCTGGCGGTGTCGAGCTACGAGCTCGACCTGTTCGGCCGCGTGCGCAGTCTGAGCAACGCCTCGCTGGCCAGTTACCTGGCGACCGAGGAGGCGCGCAAGGCGGTGCAGATCAGCCTGATCGCGTCGGTGGCCAACGGCTACCTGACGCTGCAGGCCGACGACGAGCTGCTGCGCGTGACGCGCGACACGCTGAACACGCGTGCCGAGTCGCTGAAGCTGACGCAGCTGCGTTTCGACGTCGGCGCCTCGTCGCAGCTCGACCTGCGCCAGGCGCAGTCGCTGTACGAGTCGGCGCGTGCGACCTATGCGCAGCTGGTGCGCCAGCGCGCCCAGGACGAGAACGCGCTCGTGCTGCTGCTGGGCCAGCCGATCCCGGCCGAGCTGCCGGCGGGCCTGGCGCTGTCGGAACAGGCCGCGCTGCCCGAACTGCCCGCCGGGTTGCCGTCGGAGGTGCTGACGCGCCGGCCCGACGTGGTGCAGGCCGAGCAGCAGCTGATCGCGGCCAACGCCCGCATCGGCGCCGCGCGGGCCGCGTTCTTCCCGCAGATCACGCTGACGGCCACCGCCGGCAGCGCGAGCAGCGAGCTGAGCGGCCTGTTCAAGAGCGGCAGCACCGGCTGGACCTTCGCGCCGCAACTGCTGCTGCCGATCTTCGACGCCGGCCGCAACATCGCCAACCTGGACTCGGCCAAGGCCGGGCGCGACATCGCCGTCGCGCAGTACGAGAAGGCGGTGCAGTCGGCGTTCCGCGAGGTCGCCGACGCACTGGCCGGCCGCGCGACGCTGGGCGAGCAGCTCTCCGCGCTGCAGGCCCAGGTGAAGGCCGAGCAGGGCCGCTTCGAGCTGGCCGATCTGCGCTATCGCAACGGCGCGGCCAGCTACCTCGACCTGCTGGACGCGCAGCGCTCGCTGTTCGCGGCCCAGCAGAACGAGGTGCAGGTGCGGGCGCTGCAGGCGCAGAACCTGGTCACGCTGTACCGCGTGCTCGGGGGTGGCTGGCGCCAGGCCGAGGCCACCACCGCAGCGGCCGCTCCGGCGGCCAGCGCAGCGCGCTGA
- a CDS encoding efflux RND transporter permease subunit, whose translation MARFFIDRPVFAWVIALFILVFGGVAITQLPISQYPPVAPPSIVVQTSYPGASAQTLEDSVLSVIEREMNGSPGLIYMESVAQADGSGSITLSFEPGTNPDLAQVDVQNRLSRATPRLPQAVTQQGVRVDKSRSNFLLFTILSSDNPAYDPVALGDYASRNVLPELQRVPGVGQAQLFGTERAMRIWIDPAKLVGYKLSTADVNAAISAQNAQVASGTIGDRPNVPGQPIFATVVVDGQLKTVEQFGNIVLRANADGSTVRLKDVARVELGAQGYATQARLNGKASTGIGVQLSPSGNAMATAKAVKQRLDELSKYFPQGVKATIPYDSSKFVDISIKQVVETLVEAVFLVFLVMFLFLQNIRYTIIPTLVVPISLLGTFAVLLGLGFSINVLTMFGMVLVIGIVVDDAIVVIENVERIMSTEGLPPRAATRKAMGQISGAIVGVTVVLVSVFVPLAFFSGAVGNIYRQFSAVMVASILFSAFMALSFTPALCATFLKPVEAGHHMEKGGFFGWFNRTFARTARGYEGRVAWVLRRGGRMLIIYAAIAGALALFMARLPTSFLPNEDQGTLIVNVQLPPGATTERTSAVMSQVEDFMLKQPEVNSMVSVLGFSFSGSGQNAALGFVTLKDWKDRDLKSGSAQALVGRAFGALSQIRDAFIFPVSPPPIPELGTASGFAFRLQDRGGNGHEALLAARNQLLFMASQSKVLAGVRPEGLEDAPQLKLNIDREKAAALGVGFSAINSALSTSLGSSYVNDFPNAGRMQRVVVQADAPARMQPEDLLRINAVNSAGKPVPLSAFTTTEWISGPMQTVRYNGYPAMRLAGAAAPGYSTGDALAEMERLAGQLPPGFAYEWTGTSREEKLSGSTATILFAFSLLAVFLCLAALYESWSIPLSVILVVPLGVVGVALATMLRGFENDVYFKVGLITIIGLSAKNAVLIIEFAKDLHAQGKSLVESALEAAHLRFRPIIMTSMAFILGVLPLAISHGAGSASQNSIGTGVMGGMVTATMLSVFFTPLFFVLVRKLFKGSERQRRMYAHETSDGEQAAANEEKK comes from the coding sequence ATGGCACGTTTCTTCATCGACCGCCCCGTCTTCGCGTGGGTGATCGCGCTGTTCATCCTGGTCTTCGGCGGCGTCGCGATCACGCAGCTGCCGATCTCCCAGTACCCCCCGGTCGCACCGCCGTCGATCGTCGTCCAGACCTCGTACCCGGGCGCCTCGGCACAGACGCTGGAAGACAGCGTGCTGAGCGTCATCGAGCGCGAGATGAACGGCTCGCCGGGCCTGATCTACATGGAGTCGGTCGCGCAGGCCGACGGCAGCGGCTCGATCACGCTGAGCTTCGAGCCGGGCACCAACCCCGACCTGGCCCAGGTGGACGTGCAGAACCGCCTGAGCCGCGCCACGCCGCGGCTGCCGCAGGCGGTGACGCAGCAGGGCGTGCGCGTCGACAAGTCGCGCTCGAACTTCCTGCTGTTCACGATCCTGTCCTCGGACAACCCGGCCTACGATCCGGTGGCGCTGGGCGACTACGCCTCGCGCAACGTGCTGCCCGAACTGCAGCGCGTGCCCGGCGTCGGCCAGGCGCAGCTGTTCGGCACCGAACGCGCGATGCGCATCTGGATCGACCCGGCCAAGCTCGTCGGCTACAAGCTGTCGACCGCCGACGTCAACGCGGCGATCTCGGCGCAGAACGCGCAGGTCGCCTCGGGCACGATCGGTGACCGGCCGAACGTGCCGGGCCAGCCGATCTTCGCCACCGTCGTCGTCGACGGCCAGCTCAAGACCGTCGAGCAGTTCGGCAACATCGTGCTGCGCGCCAACGCCGACGGCTCGACCGTTCGGCTGAAGGACGTCGCACGCGTCGAGCTCGGCGCCCAGGGCTACGCCACGCAGGCGCGCCTGAACGGCAAGGCCTCGACCGGCATCGGCGTGCAGCTCTCGCCGTCGGGCAACGCGATGGCCACGGCCAAGGCCGTCAAGCAGCGCCTGGACGAGCTGTCGAAGTACTTCCCGCAGGGCGTGAAGGCGACGATCCCGTACGACAGCTCGAAGTTCGTCGACATCTCGATCAAGCAGGTCGTCGAGACCCTCGTCGAGGCGGTGTTCCTCGTGTTCCTCGTGATGTTCCTGTTCCTGCAGAACATCCGCTACACGATCATCCCGACGCTGGTCGTGCCGATCTCGCTCTTGGGCACCTTCGCGGTGCTGCTGGGGCTGGGCTTCTCGATCAACGTGCTGACGATGTTCGGCATGGTGCTGGTCATCGGCATCGTCGTCGACGACGCGATCGTCGTCATCGAGAACGTCGAGCGCATCATGAGTACCGAGGGCCTGCCGCCACGCGCCGCGACGCGCAAGGCGATGGGCCAGATCTCGGGCGCCATCGTCGGCGTCACCGTCGTGCTGGTCTCGGTGTTCGTGCCGCTGGCCTTCTTCAGCGGTGCCGTCGGCAACATCTACCGCCAGTTCTCGGCGGTGATGGTGGCCTCGATCCTGTTCTCGGCCTTCATGGCGCTGTCGTTCACGCCGGCGCTGTGCGCGACCTTCCTGAAGCCCGTCGAAGCCGGCCACCACATGGAAAAGGGCGGCTTCTTCGGCTGGTTCAACCGCACCTTCGCGCGCACCGCGCGCGGCTACGAAGGCCGCGTGGCCTGGGTGCTGCGTCGCGGCGGCCGCATGCTGATCATCTACGCGGCGATCGCCGGCGCGCTGGCGCTGTTCATGGCGCGGCTGCCGACCTCGTTCCTGCCGAACGAGGACCAGGGCACGCTGATCGTCAACGTGCAGCTGCCGCCGGGCGCGACCACCGAGCGCACCAGCGCGGTGATGAGCCAGGTCGAGGACTTCATGCTCAAGCAGCCCGAGGTCAACAGCATGGTCAGCGTGCTGGGCTTCAGCTTCTCGGGCAGCGGCCAGAACGCGGCGCTGGGCTTCGTGACGCTGAAGGACTGGAAGGACCGCGACCTGAAGAGCGGCTCGGCGCAGGCGCTCGTGGGCCGCGCGTTCGGCGCGCTGTCGCAGATCCGCGATGCCTTCATCTTCCCGGTGAGCCCGCCGCCGATCCCTGAACTGGGCACGGCCAGCGGCTTCGCGTTCCGGCTGCAGGACCGCGGCGGCAACGGCCACGAGGCCCTGCTGGCGGCGCGCAACCAGCTGCTGTTCATGGCCTCGCAGAGCAAGGTGCTCGCCGGCGTGCGCCCCGAAGGCCTGGAAGACGCGCCGCAGCTCAAGCTCAACATCGACCGCGAGAAGGCGGCGGCGCTGGGCGTGGGCTTCTCGGCGATCAACAGCGCGCTGTCGACCTCGCTGGGCTCGTCCTACGTCAACGACTTCCCGAACGCCGGCCGCATGCAGCGTGTCGTCGTCCAGGCCGATGCGCCCGCGCGCATGCAGCCCGAGGACCTGCTGCGCATCAACGCGGTCAACAGCGCCGGCAAGCCGGTGCCGCTGTCGGCGTTCACGACGACCGAGTGGATCTCCGGCCCGATGCAGACGGTGCGCTACAACGGCTACCCGGCGATGCGCCTGGCCGGCGCTGCGGCGCCCGGCTACAGCACCGGCGACGCGCTGGCCGAGATGGAGCGCCTGGCCGGCCAGCTGCCGCCCGGGTTCGCCTACGAGTGGACCGGCACCTCGCGCGAGGAGAAGCTCTCGGGCTCGACGGCGACGATCCTGTTCGCGTTCTCGCTGCTGGCGGTGTTCCTCTGCCTGGCGGCGCTGTACGAGAGCTGGTCGATCCCGCTGTCGGTGATCCTCGTCGTGCCGCTGGGCGTCGTCGGCGTCGCGCTGGCGACGATGCTGCGCGGCTTCGAGAACGACGTGTACTTCAAGGTCGGCCTGATCACGATCATCGGCCTGTCGGCGAAGAACGCGGTGCTGATCATCGAGTTCGCGAAGGATCTTCACGCCCAGGGCAAGAGCCTGGTGGAGTCGGCGCTGGAAGCGGCGCACCTGCGCTTCCGGCCGATCATCATGACCTCGATGGCCTTCATCCTGGGCGTGCTGCCGCTGGCGATCTCGCACGGCGCGGGCTCGGCGAGCCAGAACTCGATCGGCACCGGCGTGATGGGCGGCATGGTCACCGCGACGATGCTGTCGGTGTTCTTCACGCCGCTGTTCTTCGTGCTGGTGCGCAAGCTGTTCAAGGGCAGCGAACGGCAGCGGCGCATGTACGCGCACGAGACCAGCGACGGCGAACAGGCCGCCGCCAACGAGGAGAAGAAGTGA
- a CDS encoding efflux RND transporter periplasmic adaptor subunit gives MSSTRRVVKSPGRAFVWPLLAVPVAVMLAACSKQDPAQAGGQAPPPPEVGVVTATVQTVPVVTELPGRTEASRVAQVRARAAGILVERRFTEGSDVKAGQVLFRIDPAPYEATLASARAQLARAEASLTQARAQAQRYEPLVKANAISQQDYIDAVASAKAAEADVAAAQAAVQTANINFGYATVTSPISGRIGRALVTEGALVGQGEATQLAVVQQIDPVYVNFTQPVADVTRLRQAIAAGKFKSVGGAVPVRVVLDDGSVYPTAGKLLFSDLTVDETTGQITLRAEVPNPKGALLPGMYVRVRLEQASASDAILVPQQAVTRSNQGDTVLVVGNDGKFAPRPVKIAGGRDGQWVVLEGLAAGDKIMVDGFQKLRGVTAVKPVPWNPAASQPAGAAPGAAASAAPASAASAAK, from the coding sequence ATGTCCTCGACGCGTCGTGTCGTGAAGTCGCCGGGCCGCGCCTTCGTGTGGCCGCTGCTGGCGGTGCCGGTGGCCGTGATGCTGGCCGCCTGTTCCAAGCAGGATCCGGCACAGGCCGGTGGTCAGGCGCCGCCGCCGCCCGAGGTCGGCGTGGTCACCGCGACGGTGCAGACGGTGCCCGTCGTGACCGAGCTGCCCGGCCGCACCGAGGCCTCGCGCGTCGCGCAGGTGCGCGCCCGCGCCGCCGGCATCCTCGTCGAGCGCCGCTTCACCGAAGGCAGCGACGTCAAGGCCGGCCAGGTGTTGTTCCGCATCGACCCTGCGCCGTACGAGGCGACGCTGGCCAGCGCGCGCGCCCAGCTCGCGCGTGCCGAGGCGTCGCTGACCCAGGCCCGCGCCCAGGCCCAGCGCTACGAGCCGCTGGTCAAGGCCAACGCCATCAGCCAGCAGGACTACATCGACGCCGTCGCGTCGGCCAAGGCCGCCGAGGCCGACGTCGCCGCCGCGCAGGCCGCGGTGCAGACCGCGAACATCAACTTCGGCTACGCCACCGTCACCTCGCCGATCTCCGGCCGCATCGGCCGTGCGCTGGTGACCGAAGGCGCGCTGGTCGGCCAGGGCGAAGCGACGCAGCTGGCCGTCGTGCAGCAGATCGACCCGGTCTACGTCAACTTCACGCAGCCGGTGGCCGACGTGACGCGGCTGCGCCAGGCGATCGCCGCGGGCAAGTTCAAGAGCGTCGGCGGTGCCGTGCCGGTGCGTGTCGTGCTCGACGACGGCAGCGTCTACCCGACGGCCGGCAAGCTGCTGTTCTCGGACCTGACGGTCGACGAGACCACCGGCCAGATCACGCTGCGCGCCGAAGTGCCCAACCCCAAGGGCGCGCTGCTGCCGGGCATGTACGTGCGCGTGCGCCTGGAGCAGGCCTCGGCGTCCGACGCGATCCTCGTGCCGCAGCAGGCGGTGACGCGCAGCAACCAGGGCGACACGGTGCTGGTCGTCGGCAACGACGGCAAGTTCGCGCCGCGCCCGGTGAAGATCGCCGGCGGCCGCGACGGCCAGTGGGTCGTGCTCGAAGGCCTGGCCGCGGGCGACAAGATCATGGTCGACGGCTTCCAGAAGCTGCGCGGCGTGACCGCCGTGAAGCCGGTGCCGTGGAACCCGGCGGCCTCGCAGCCGGCGGGTGCCGCGCCAGGGGCTGCCGCGTCGGCGGCCCCGGCGTCGGCGGCCTCCGCGGCCAAGTGA
- a CDS encoding TetR family transcriptional regulator has product MARRTKEEAEATRARILDAAEREFHNNGVSGTSLEDIARAAGVTRGAIYWHFRDKAALFEAMMERVVLPLETEMLRAGDPEVADPLTLVRQATLGALRAAVEDEQARRVLEIALHKVEYVNEMQGVRERRIACLVERIGHLAAMFERAQAAGQIRLAMPAMTAAGGLHALIDGLLHNWMLDPGAFDLVACGEALLDAYFRGLNAPA; this is encoded by the coding sequence ATGGCCCGACGCACCAAGGAGGAAGCCGAGGCGACCCGCGCCCGGATCCTCGATGCGGCAGAACGCGAATTCCACAACAACGGCGTTTCCGGAACGTCGCTGGAGGACATCGCGCGCGCGGCGGGCGTGACACGCGGCGCAATTTACTGGCATTTCCGTGACAAGGCTGCGCTCTTCGAAGCCATGATGGAGCGCGTCGTGCTGCCGCTGGAGACCGAGATGCTGCGCGCCGGCGACCCCGAAGTCGCCGATCCGCTGACCTTGGTGCGCCAGGCGACGCTGGGCGCCTTGCGCGCCGCCGTCGAAGACGAGCAGGCGCGACGTGTGCTGGAAATCGCGCTCCACAAGGTGGAGTACGTCAACGAGATGCAGGGCGTGCGCGAGCGCCGCATCGCCTGCCTGGTCGAGCGCATCGGCCACCTCGCGGCGATGTTCGAACGTGCCCAGGCCGCCGGGCAGATCCGATTGGCGATGCCGGCGATGACCGCCGCCGGCGGCCTGCATGCGCTGATCGACGGCCTGCTGCACAACTGGATGCTCGACCCCGGAGCCTTCGACCTCGTCGCCTGCGGCGAAGCCCTGCTCGACGCCTACTTCCGCGGCCTGAACGCCCCGGCCTGA
- a CDS encoding cation:proton antiporter domain-containing protein, whose amino-acid sequence MPHETSLIATIAAGFGLALVLGYLAVRLKMPPLVGYLLAGIAIGPATPGFVADVALAGQLAEIGVMLLMFGVGLHFSLADLLAVRRIAVPGAILQIAVATAMGMATASFWGWRPAAAFVFGLALSVASTVVLLRALEARGQVDTVNGRIAVGWLVVEDLVMVLALVLLPPVAALLDGQTPVGEELGQALLWTFAKVGGFIVLMLLVGRRLLPWLLWLAARSNSRELFTLGVVAAAVGVAYGSAKLFDVSFALGAFFAGMMMRESEFAHRAADESLPLRDAFSVLFFVSVGMLFDPAILLAEPLRVLAVVAIVMLGKTFAAIALVLAFRYPLGSAMTVGASLAQIGEFSFILAGLGVALGVLPAEGNSLVLAAALISIAANPLLFAAIEPAMAWLRERSPALRRFEAREDPLAALPEHVDTRRLEGLVVVVGHGRVGRAVTDALHVAGVPFIVIDQNRERVEALRAAGLHAVWGDAAEPLVLVQAHVARASVLVVATPDTFDVRRVAETALTLRPGLEIVARSAGADADALLQTAGVARVFVAEAELAHAIAAHTVARWRGVGPA is encoded by the coding sequence ATGCCGCACGAAACCTCGCTGATCGCGACGATCGCCGCGGGGTTCGGCCTGGCGCTCGTGCTCGGCTACCTCGCGGTGCGCCTGAAGATGCCGCCGCTGGTGGGCTACCTGCTCGCCGGCATCGCGATCGGCCCGGCGACGCCGGGTTTCGTCGCCGACGTCGCGCTCGCCGGCCAGCTCGCCGAGATCGGCGTGATGCTGCTGATGTTCGGCGTCGGCCTGCACTTCTCGCTGGCCGACCTGCTGGCCGTGCGCCGCATCGCCGTACCGGGCGCGATCCTGCAGATCGCCGTGGCCACCGCGATGGGCATGGCCACCGCCAGCTTCTGGGGCTGGCGTCCGGCGGCGGCCTTCGTCTTCGGGCTGGCGCTGTCGGTGGCCAGCACCGTCGTGCTGCTGCGCGCACTGGAGGCGCGCGGCCAGGTCGACACCGTCAACGGCCGCATCGCGGTCGGCTGGCTGGTCGTCGAGGACCTGGTGATGGTGCTGGCGCTGGTGCTGCTGCCGCCGGTGGCGGCGCTGCTGGACGGCCAGACGCCGGTCGGCGAGGAGCTCGGCCAGGCGCTGCTGTGGACCTTCGCCAAGGTCGGCGGCTTCATCGTGCTGATGCTGCTCGTCGGCCGCCGCCTGCTGCCCTGGCTGCTGTGGCTGGCCGCACGCAGCAACTCGCGCGAGCTGTTCACGCTGGGCGTCGTCGCCGCGGCGGTCGGCGTGGCCTACGGCTCGGCCAAGCTGTTCGACGTCTCGTTCGCGCTCGGCGCCTTCTTCGCCGGGATGATGATGCGCGAGTCGGAGTTCGCGCACCGCGCCGCCGACGAGTCGCTGCCGCTGCGCGACGCGTTCTCGGTGCTGTTCTTCGTCTCGGTGGGCATGCTCTTCGACCCGGCGATCCTGCTCGCAGAGCCGCTGCGCGTGCTCGCTGTCGTGGCCATCGTGATGCTGGGCAAGACCTTCGCCGCGATCGCGCTGGTACTCGCCTTCCGCTACCCGCTGGGCAGCGCGATGACGGTCGGCGCCAGCCTGGCGCAGATCGGCGAGTTCTCGTTCATCCTCGCCGGGCTGGGCGTCGCGCTGGGCGTGCTGCCGGCCGAAGGCAACAGCCTGGTGCTGGCCGCGGCGCTGATCTCGATCGCCGCCAACCCGCTGCTGTTCGCCGCGATCGAGCCGGCGATGGCCTGGCTGCGCGAACGCTCGCCGGCGCTGCGCCGCTTCGAGGCCCGCGAGGACCCGCTGGCGGCGCTGCCCGAACACGTCGACACGCGCCGCCTCGAAGGCCTGGTCGTCGTCGTCGGCCACGGCCGCGTCGGCCGCGCGGTGACCGACGCGCTGCACGTGGCCGGCGTGCCCTTCATCGTCATCGACCAGAACCGTGAGCGTGTCGAGGCGCTGCGCGCAGCCGGCCTGCACGCCGTCTGGGGCGACGCCGCCGAGCCCCTGGTGCTGGTGCAGGCCCACGTCGCACGGGCCAGCGTGCTGGTCGTCGCGACCCCCGACACCTTCGACGTGCGCCGCGTCGCCGAGACCGCGCTGACGCTGCGCCCGGGCCTGGAGATCGTGGCGCGTTCGGCCGGGGCCGACGCCGACGCGCTGCTGCAGACCGCCGGCGTGGCGCGGGTCTTCGTCGCCGAGGCCGAGCTGGCCCACGCAATCGCGGCGCACACGGTGGCGCGCTGGCGCGGCGTCGGGCCGGCCTGA